The following proteins are co-located in the Streptomyces bottropensis ATCC 25435 genome:
- a CDS encoding DUF1992 domain-containing protein: MTERKPPGVSFESFVDKQIRDADARGDFTTLPGAGRPLPDDNTTYDELWWIKRKMAREGLSVLPPTLALRKEAEDALATAADAPSEHAVRKIITEINTKIRDMMFKPPPGPPLGLKPYDVEEVVRQWRAGRERREGCDPANAGE, from the coding sequence ATGACCGAGCGCAAGCCCCCTGGTGTCAGCTTCGAGTCCTTCGTCGACAAACAGATCCGCGACGCGGATGCACGCGGCGACTTCACGACCCTCCCCGGCGCCGGCCGCCCCCTGCCGGACGACAACACCACCTACGACGAACTCTGGTGGATCAAGCGGAAGATGGCCCGCGAGGGCCTCTCCGTGCTGCCCCCGACACTGGCCCTGCGCAAGGAGGCGGAGGACGCCCTCGCGACCGCCGCCGACGCCCCTTCCGAACACGCCGTCCGCAAGATCATCACCGAGATCAACACCAAGATCCGCGACATGATGTTCAAACCACCCCCGGGCCCACCGCTCGGCCTGAAGCCGTACGACGTGGAAGAGGTGGTACGGCAGTGGCGGGCGGGACGGGAGCGGCGCGAGGGGTGTGACCCGGCGAACGCCGGTGAGTGA